In Novosphingobium sp. MMS21-SN21R, a single genomic region encodes these proteins:
- a CDS encoding 2Fe-2S iron-sulfur cluster-binding protein — MSVSLTVNGRKRVIDAEADKPLLWVLREDLDMPGTKFGCGAGLCGACTVHLDGEAVRSCQTPIADAAGKAVTTIEGIGTSDIGKRVTAAWTALDVPQCGYCQAGQIMSATALLKQNSKPSADEIDGWMSGNICRCSTYLRIRAAIRQAAGLPVETASTGTPDQEQAA; from the coding sequence ATGAGCGTTTCCCTCACCGTGAACGGTCGCAAGCGCGTGATTGATGCCGAGGCGGACAAGCCGCTGCTTTGGGTGCTTCGCGAAGATCTCGACATGCCGGGGACCAAGTTCGGCTGCGGTGCCGGCCTGTGCGGAGCCTGCACCGTACACCTCGATGGCGAGGCAGTCCGGTCGTGTCAGACGCCGATTGCGGACGCCGCCGGGAAGGCCGTCACGACGATCGAAGGCATCGGCACCAGCGACATCGGCAAGCGAGTTACGGCGGCGTGGACTGCACTGGATGTGCCGCAATGCGGTTATTGCCAGGCCGGTCAGATCATGTCGGCAACGGCGCTGCTGAAGCAGAATTCCAAACCCAGCGCGGATGAAATCGATGGGTGGATGAGCGGCAACATCTGCCGCTGTTCCACATATTTGCGTATTCGTGCCGCAATCCGGCAGGCAGCCGGGCTTCCGGTGGAGACGGCGTCCACAGGCACTCCGGATCAGGAGCAGGCGGCATGA
- a CDS encoding MauE/DoxX family redox-associated membrane protein, protein MTELVQTAMSVTGGIGATGVGLVFLTAGIAKLRSRRIFPGVVANYRLLPGPLVAPFAAALPVAELAIGAGLLAGLMLAAIPAIALLLAFAVAMAVNIGRGRAHIDCGCGRSELRQPLSRTLVLRNIALALLLVPATVALPAFMTAEWLIALAGGTALYLLTLLVNTLAALASGPLAAQERNSL, encoded by the coding sequence GTGACTGAGCTTGTCCAAACCGCAATGAGCGTTACGGGCGGGATCGGCGCGACCGGGGTAGGCCTGGTTTTCCTGACAGCGGGAATCGCCAAGCTTCGCAGCCGACGGATTTTTCCGGGTGTCGTCGCCAATTACCGCCTTCTTCCCGGTCCACTGGTGGCGCCCTTCGCTGCGGCCTTGCCTGTTGCCGAACTGGCTATCGGCGCTGGCTTGCTGGCCGGGCTGATGCTTGCCGCAATTCCCGCAATCGCCCTTCTTCTGGCCTTCGCCGTGGCCATGGCGGTGAACATTGGGCGCGGAAGGGCTCATATCGATTGCGGCTGCGGTAGGTCCGAACTGCGCCAGCCGCTCAGCCGCACACTGGTCTTGCGGAACATTGCACTGGCGTTGCTGCTTGTCCCTGCCACTGTCGCTTTACCCGCGTTCATGACCGCCGAATGGCTGATCGCGCTGGCGGGAGGTACCGCGCTCTATCTGCTGACACTGCTCGTCAACACTCTGGCCGCGCTGGCTTCGGGCCCGCTTGCAGCGCAGGAAAGGAATTCGCTATGA
- a CDS encoding TetR family transcriptional regulator C-terminal domain-containing protein translates to MAMAARPDTVESDLPSAPRPGTYVRGTETVDAIIRAALRVLIDEGAGAFTIRRIAAECGMKVGNVSYHFPKKELLIQTLLDDIIGNYDKLLERTVRQPGLDAEERLRLIVVLCLDDIAGKRTTRLFTELWALANHNDFVGDRVRVFYQRVHDIIAEYVAELNPALSEDEVRSVAIYISASMEGATPFLGYEKPWASRMRAFTAIATHALVQLAKTITSREIAGLADRT, encoded by the coding sequence ATGGCCATGGCCGCCCGTCCGGACACCGTTGAAAGCGATCTGCCCTCTGCGCCGCGCCCCGGAACATATGTTCGCGGGACGGAAACGGTCGACGCCATCATCCGGGCCGCTTTGCGCGTCCTGATCGATGAAGGGGCAGGGGCCTTCACCATCAGGCGCATCGCCGCCGAATGCGGGATGAAAGTCGGCAACGTCAGTTACCATTTCCCCAAAAAGGAACTGCTGATCCAGACGCTTCTGGACGACATCATCGGCAATTATGACAAGTTGCTCGAACGCACCGTGCGTCAGCCAGGTCTCGATGCCGAAGAGCGGCTCCGGCTCATCGTCGTGTTGTGCCTTGACGACATCGCGGGAAAGCGGACCACACGCCTGTTTACCGAGCTTTGGGCGCTGGCCAACCACAACGATTTCGTCGGTGACAGGGTTCGGGTGTTCTACCAGCGCGTGCATGACATTATCGCGGAGTATGTCGCCGAGTTGAACCCGGCGTTGAGCGAGGACGAAGTCCGATCGGTCGCCATCTACATCAGTGCATCGATGGAGGGTGCGACTCCATTTCTGGGCTATGAAAAGCCTTGGGCAAGCCGGATGCGGGCGTTCACTGCCATTGCAACCCACGCGCTGGTTCAGCTTGCCAAGACGATCACTTCGCGTGAGATTGCCGGACTTGCAGACCGTACCTGA
- a CDS encoding methylamine dehydrogenase light chain encodes MKTFNPDAIGEKLLRRFAGRTSRRSIISRLGIALVAAPIFPVLPVSRAAAAKPDRSPEAKTSFARNAQTKDDTKCDYWRYCAIDGALCTCCGGGIHSCPAGAEPSPVSWVGSCINPDDGKAYMIAYRDCCGKPACGQCGCDNTDRETQVYLPQLNNNVIWCFGTSSMEYHCSTAIMIGAA; translated from the coding sequence ATGAAAACTTTCAATCCCGACGCGATTGGCGAAAAGCTGCTCCGGCGCTTTGCCGGGCGTACGTCTCGCCGGAGCATCATCTCGAGGCTCGGCATTGCGCTGGTGGCCGCGCCGATCTTCCCTGTGCTGCCCGTCAGCCGCGCTGCTGCCGCAAAACCGGATCGCTCGCCAGAAGCCAAGACATCGTTCGCCCGCAATGCGCAGACCAAGGATGACACCAAGTGCGATTACTGGCGGTATTGCGCCATCGACGGGGCGCTCTGCACTTGCTGTGGCGGCGGTATCCACTCCTGCCCGGCAGGGGCTGAGCCTTCGCCGGTCTCATGGGTAGGGTCATGCATCAATCCCGATGATGGCAAGGCCTATATGATCGCTTATCGTGATTGCTGCGGCAAACCCGCGTGCGGCCAGTGCGGTTGTGACAACACCGACCGTGAGACGCAGGTCTATTTGCCGCAACTCAACAACAACGTGATCTGGTGTTTCGGCACGAGCAGCATGGAATACCACTGCTCCACCGCGATCATGATCGGTGCGGCCTGA
- a CDS encoding XdhC family protein, translating to MVATTPVEILRFLAARSAEGVECTVVTLVGIEGGSSRAIGAQMAVATDGRRIGSFSGGCIEEAVATEALETLEEGWGRVVRYGIGSPYIDIRLPCGGGIDLLFTPKPDSQAIASALAALDARTPAALLIGCDTVAESQDSAASAWNGTALTLVYQPALQVHAFGQGEDLSAFARLAAAFGAQVHALTPDQPTCTLLEQYGISCTHLSTRNALPVIASDPWSAVLFLFHGRDWEEHLLPQALGLPGFYHGAIGSRRTHTARLAALEAAGVPLARIKALRGHIGLIPATRDPATLALSILGEIVADYNALAHWTYWTGEALTTKNSA from the coding sequence ATGGTCGCCACTACTCCCGTCGAGATCCTGCGCTTCCTCGCTGCACGCAGCGCAGAAGGTGTGGAATGCACTGTCGTCACGCTCGTCGGAATCGAGGGCGGGTCGTCGCGCGCAATAGGCGCACAGATGGCTGTTGCCACCGATGGCCGCCGGATCGGATCGTTTTCCGGTGGCTGCATCGAGGAGGCCGTCGCCACCGAAGCGCTGGAAACGCTGGAGGAAGGCTGGGGCCGCGTCGTCCGCTATGGCATCGGCTCGCCGTACATCGACATTCGTCTGCCCTGTGGTGGCGGGATCGATTTGCTGTTCACGCCCAAGCCAGATTCGCAGGCCATCGCATCGGCACTCGCCGCACTTGATGCCCGCACTCCTGCCGCACTGTTGATCGGTTGCGACACGGTTGCGGAATCGCAGGATTCAGCTGCGAGCGCCTGGAATGGCACGGCCTTGACCCTGGTCTACCAGCCCGCCCTGCAAGTCCATGCGTTCGGACAAGGCGAGGATCTGTCTGCCTTTGCACGCCTTGCCGCTGCCTTTGGCGCACAAGTCCATGCTCTCACGCCGGACCAGCCAACCTGCACGTTGCTTGAGCAATACGGCATATCCTGCACGCACTTGTCGACACGAAATGCCCTTCCCGTCATCGCCAGCGACCCGTGGAGCGCGGTACTGTTCCTGTTCCATGGCCGCGACTGGGAGGAACACCTTCTACCGCAAGCGCTTGGCCTCCCCGGCTTCTACCACGGTGCAATCGGCAGCAGGCGAACCCACACCGCACGATTGGCAGCACTTGAAGCCGCAGGCGTACCCCTTGCACGGATCAAGGCATTGCGCGGGCACATTGGCCTGATCCCGGCCACGCGCGACCCGGCGACCCTTGCACTTTCCATCCTTGGCGAGATTGTCGCGGACTATAATGCCCTCGCGCACTGGACGTATTGGACCGGCGAAGCATTGACGACGAAAAATTCCGCATGA
- a CDS encoding molybdopterin cofactor-binding domain-containing protein: MSQSVLLNRRSFMAASLAGGAVLTFDASVVLAAAGTAPPEVLNAFVRINADNTVTIGAKNPEIGQGIKVMLPMLIAEELDLAWEQVRIEQTDADETRFGPQVAGGSTATPRNWLPMRQVGAAARAMLVAAAAKQWGVDAATLTTAKGAVLHKASGKSLTYTSLAKAAASEATPDLAKVPLKDPATFTIIGQSKPGIDVPKIVKGEPLFGIDTRLPGMVHAAVVKCPAHGGTVASFDDAAVKAIPGVLAVVPVNSGFVAEGKADTVLIIADSWWKASKAREKLAVKWDDSAVNGFSTAKYEADAAALISSAPQGSLFKAGNADAALASAATVVKADYDYPFLAHATLEPQNCTALFQDGKLEIWAPSQAPAGGRADTAKFCGLTPEALTIHMTRIGGGFGRRLMNDYMVIAGQAAKALPGKPVKVLFDRTDDFRHDFYRPAGWHRFTAGLDASGALVALKNHFVTFGKDGKPLRAAQMTPAEFPVPVVANVDLGVSYMATNLATGWLRAPSSNAMAFVFQSFLDEVAEAAGLDLPELMRRTLGAPREVPGERVAFHTGRARGVIDAVCKMAGWTGRQKGRGFGFYFSHLGYFAEVVDVTVTNGAVKVDKVWMAGDVGSQIINPINALHQSQGAAIEGLGQAMLGQKLVQEAGAITAENFGDFALMRIDAVPREITVEFVKTDFPPTGLGEPALPPVIPALANAIYAATGKRHRRLPLEML, from the coding sequence ATGAGCCAGTCCGTCCTCCTCAACCGCCGATCGTTCATGGCCGCTTCACTGGCAGGCGGAGCCGTACTGACGTTCGACGCCTCCGTCGTGCTGGCTGCGGCAGGCACAGCTCCCCCCGAAGTCCTCAACGCTTTCGTGCGGATCAACGCGGACAATACAGTAACCATCGGCGCAAAGAATCCCGAGATTGGCCAAGGCATCAAGGTCATGTTGCCGATGCTGATCGCCGAGGAACTGGACCTCGCATGGGAGCAGGTGCGGATCGAGCAGACCGATGCCGACGAAACGCGCTTCGGCCCGCAAGTGGCCGGTGGCAGCACTGCAACACCGCGCAACTGGCTGCCGATGCGGCAGGTCGGCGCGGCAGCGCGAGCGATGCTTGTCGCGGCGGCGGCAAAGCAGTGGGGCGTCGATGCGGCTACGTTGACCACGGCAAAAGGCGCGGTGCTGCACAAGGCTAGCGGAAAGAGCCTGACGTATACCTCGCTCGCCAAGGCAGCTGCCTCCGAAGCCACACCCGATCTTGCCAAGGTCCCGCTCAAGGACCCGGCGACATTCACGATCATCGGTCAGTCAAAGCCCGGCATCGACGTTCCAAAGATCGTCAAGGGCGAGCCACTGTTCGGTATAGACACACGGCTTCCGGGCATGGTCCACGCCGCCGTCGTCAAATGCCCCGCGCACGGCGGAACCGTCGCGTCGTTTGACGACGCAGCAGTCAAGGCGATCCCCGGCGTGCTTGCAGTCGTTCCCGTAAACAGTGGCTTTGTCGCCGAAGGCAAAGCCGACACGGTGCTGATTATCGCCGACAGTTGGTGGAAGGCGAGCAAAGCCCGCGAAAAGCTGGCCGTGAAGTGGGACGACAGCGCTGTTAACGGCTTTTCGACCGCCAAGTATGAGGCCGATGCCGCAGCACTGATCTCGAGCGCTCCGCAAGGCAGCCTGTTCAAGGCGGGCAATGCCGACGCAGCGCTTGCCAGCGCGGCCACAGTGGTCAAGGCAGACTACGACTACCCCTTCCTCGCACATGCCACGCTGGAACCACAGAATTGCACCGCGCTGTTCCAGGACGGCAAGCTGGAAATCTGGGCCCCGAGCCAGGCGCCGGCCGGAGGCCGCGCTGACACCGCGAAGTTCTGCGGGCTCACGCCCGAGGCGCTGACGATCCACATGACGCGGATTGGCGGCGGCTTCGGGCGACGGCTGATGAACGATTACATGGTCATTGCCGGACAAGCGGCGAAGGCTCTGCCGGGCAAGCCGGTGAAGGTGCTGTTCGACCGCACCGATGATTTCCGCCACGATTTCTACCGCCCGGCCGGCTGGCACCGTTTCACGGCAGGGTTGGACGCGAGCGGCGCGCTCGTCGCGCTCAAGAATCACTTCGTAACGTTCGGCAAGGACGGCAAGCCGTTGCGGGCAGCGCAGATGACGCCTGCCGAATTCCCGGTGCCGGTCGTCGCCAACGTCGATCTTGGCGTGAGCTACATGGCAACCAATCTCGCCACGGGCTGGCTGCGCGCCCCCAGTTCGAATGCGATGGCATTCGTGTTTCAGTCATTCCTCGACGAGGTCGCCGAGGCGGCTGGACTGGATCTGCCCGAGCTGATGCGCCGCACGCTTGGCGCGCCGCGTGAGGTCCCGGGCGAGCGCGTGGCCTTTCACACAGGCCGCGCACGCGGCGTGATAGATGCCGTTTGCAAGATGGCAGGTTGGACGGGGCGCCAGAAGGGGCGCGGCTTCGGCTTCTATTTCAGCCACTTGGGCTACTTTGCTGAGGTCGTGGATGTGACCGTGACAAACGGCGCGGTGAAAGTCGACAAGGTGTGGATGGCGGGCGACGTGGGGTCGCAGATCATCAACCCGATCAACGCGCTGCACCAATCGCAAGGCGCGGCGATCGAAGGGCTTGGACAGGCAATGCTAGGGCAGAAACTCGTGCAGGAAGCTGGCGCGATCACGGCCGAAAACTTCGGCGACTTTGCGCTGATGCGGATCGACGCGGTGCCGCGCGAAATCACTGTGGAATTCGTGAAGACCGATTTCCCGCCAACTGGTCTTGGTGAACCGGCGCTTCCTCCGGTCATTCCGGCATTGGCCAACGCAATTTATGCCGCCACCGGAAAGCGGCATCGCCGTCTGCCGCTGGAGATGCTATAG
- a CDS encoding acyl-CoA dehydrogenase — protein sequence MADGIGMDAALEIADRVEKFVREVVIPYESDPRRDDHGAPLDEMVQEMRVLAREAGVLTPHILPDGRHLSQRETAVVLIRSGLSPLGMLACNTQAPDEGNMYLLGKVGSPHLKERFLKQLVSGESRSAFLMTEPAEDGGAGSDPMMMQTTCKRDGNHWVINGRKAFITGAKGAKVGIVMAKDEQGGACMFLVDLPDPAIRIERVPNTIDSNMPGGHSTIAIENLRVSADQMLGEPGEGFKYAQVRLSPARLSHCMRWLGGCIRAQEIATDYACKRMAFGKQLIEHEGVGFMLAENMIDLKQCELMIDWCAGVLDTGSLGTVESSMAKVAVSEALMRVADKCVQVMGGSGVTSDTIVEQMFREVRAFRIYDGPTEVHKWSLAKKIRRDWRHSQA from the coding sequence ATGGCCGATGGCATTGGCATGGACGCCGCGCTGGAGATTGCGGATCGGGTGGAGAAGTTCGTGCGCGAGGTCGTCATCCCATACGAGAGCGATCCGCGCCGCGATGATCACGGCGCGCCGCTGGATGAGATGGTGCAGGAAATGCGCGTTCTGGCGCGCGAAGCAGGTGTGCTGACGCCGCACATCCTTCCGGATGGCCGCCATCTGAGCCAGCGCGAGACGGCGGTAGTGCTGATCCGCTCGGGCCTGTCGCCGCTCGGCATGCTGGCGTGCAACACACAAGCGCCAGACGAAGGCAATATGTACCTGCTCGGCAAAGTCGGCAGCCCGCATCTTAAGGAACGCTTCCTCAAGCAGCTTGTCTCGGGTGAATCGCGCTCGGCGTTTCTGATGACCGAGCCTGCCGAAGATGGCGGTGCCGGGTCCGATCCGATGATGATGCAGACCACCTGCAAGCGCGATGGCAACCACTGGGTGATCAACGGGCGCAAGGCTTTCATCACCGGGGCCAAGGGTGCCAAGGTCGGCATCGTCATGGCCAAGGATGAGCAGGGCGGAGCGTGCATGTTCCTGGTTGACCTGCCCGATCCGGCCATCCGCATCGAGCGCGTGCCGAACACCATCGACAGCAACATGCCGGGCGGCCACTCGACCATCGCCATCGAAAACTTGCGCGTTTCAGCTGACCAGATGCTGGGCGAGCCGGGGGAGGGCTTCAAGTATGCTCAGGTGCGTCTGTCGCCTGCGCGGCTGTCGCACTGCATGCGCTGGCTTGGCGGCTGCATCCGCGCGCAGGAAATCGCCACCGATTACGCGTGCAAGCGCATGGCATTCGGCAAGCAGTTGATCGAGCACGAAGGCGTGGGCTTCATGCTCGCGGAAAACATGATCGACCTGAAGCAATGCGAACTGATGATCGACTGGTGTGCGGGCGTTCTCGATACTGGCTCGCTCGGTACGGTGGAAAGCTCGATGGCCAAGGTCGCCGTGTCCGAAGCGCTGATGCGTGTGGCCGATAAATGTGTGCAGGTCATGGGCGGATCGGGCGTGACGAGCGACACTATCGTCGAGCAGATGTTCCGCGAAGTCCGCGCCTTCCGCATCTATGATGGCCCGACCGAGGTCCACAAGTGGAGCCTTGCCAAGAAGATCCGCCGCGACTGGCGGCATTCGCAGGCATGA
- a CDS encoding nucleotidyltransferase family protein produces MTALLLLAAGRGTRFGGDKLAAPLDGRSLAQHAANNLAALPFTRRIAVCSVQTPALPGFERVLLDPSGAPLSRSISLGIAALKGEQAVLIALADMPLVPPSHFAALIAHFRGDRTGTRVGNLIMVPAIFGAAHFQALTALSGDKGAGAMLRDAPAVELEPSLALDVDTPEDLHRASALLQGR; encoded by the coding sequence ATGACGGCCCTGCTTCTGCTCGCTGCAGGCCGGGGCACGCGCTTCGGAGGCGACAAGCTGGCAGCGCCCCTTGACGGTAGATCCCTCGCCCAGCACGCCGCAAACAACCTGGCAGCCTTGCCGTTCACCCGGCGGATCGCAGTGTGTTCGGTCCAAACGCCCGCCTTGCCCGGCTTCGAGCGCGTCCTGCTTGATCCTTCAGGCGCGCCCCTCTCCCGCTCGATCAGCCTTGGCATCGCCGCGTTGAAAGGCGAACAAGCGGTTCTGATCGCTCTGGCTGACATGCCGCTCGTTCCGCCATCCCACTTTGCAGCGCTAATCGCCCACTTCCGTGGCGACCGAACGGGCACGCGCGTCGGCAATCTGATCATGGTTCCGGCCATCTTTGGCGCTGCGCATTTTCAGGCGCTGACCGCGCTTTCCGGCGACAAGGGCGCTGGTGCCATGTTGCGCGACGCCCCGGCAGTGGAGCTCGAACCGTCGCTCGCGCTCGATGTCGACACGCCAGAGGACCTGCACCGTGCCTCGGCTTTGCTTCAGGGTCGGTAA
- a CDS encoding cytochrome C has product MRRIVLAGLVAALAALAPTLAAKTDPRAETIAHGLAAMTDPDLARADYVEHCAGCHGVQGISAPAKLPELRGRVGYMMCTPATRSYLLRLPNIAKSRLSDNQQLADMLNFMVFGIGGESVLPGTQPFTAAEVGYERQFALTSASLVAERKRHVETAIHECGAPASFRDFYKPR; this is encoded by the coding sequence ATGCGGCGGATCGTTCTTGCTGGTCTGGTAGCAGCGCTGGCGGCGCTTGCGCCGACGCTTGCAGCCAAGACCGATCCGCGCGCCGAAACGATTGCCCACGGTCTTGCTGCCATGACCGATCCCGACCTCGCGCGCGCCGATTATGTCGAGCATTGCGCAGGGTGCCATGGGGTGCAGGGCATCTCGGCCCCGGCGAAACTGCCGGAACTGCGCGGGCGGGTAGGCTACATGATGTGCACGCCCGCCACACGGTCTTACCTTCTGCGCTTGCCGAATATCGCAAAGAGCCGGTTGAGCGACAACCAGCAACTGGCCGACATGCTCAACTTCATGGTGTTCGGCATCGGCGGTGAAAGTGTGCTGCCGGGCACGCAACCATTTACCGCAGCGGAAGTGGGATATGAGCGCCAGTTCGCGCTGACGTCGGCCTCGCTGGTGGCCGAGCGCAAGCGCCACGTCGAAACCGCGATACATGAATGCGGTGCGCCCGCTTCCTTCCGCGATTTCTACAAGCCGCGATAG
- a CDS encoding methylamine utilization protein MauD: MTALIVSQVISWLVILGLVLTLLALARQVGVLHMRVAPAGALTTSGGPAVAGKGPAVPARTLDGKDVIVGGPAKSVPLRLLMFVSATCPLCKGLIPAARSFAHDERVELTFVGDDHATAQRGMIAQHGLEAYRFINGPEVGQAYEVGKLPYAVLLDAEGTILSKGLVNSREHLESLVIAHEMGIATVQDYISKLKVQAA, encoded by the coding sequence ATGACCGCACTGATTGTCAGTCAGGTGATTTCCTGGCTGGTCATCCTGGGGTTGGTGCTGACGCTGCTCGCGCTTGCACGGCAGGTTGGCGTGTTGCATATGCGTGTGGCTCCGGCCGGGGCGTTGACGACGAGCGGTGGTCCGGCGGTAGCCGGAAAGGGGCCAGCTGTCCCGGCGCGTACGCTCGATGGCAAGGACGTAATCGTCGGTGGTCCTGCGAAGTCTGTCCCACTGCGGTTGCTGATGTTTGTTTCGGCAACATGTCCGCTGTGCAAGGGGCTCATCCCTGCCGCGCGGTCCTTCGCGCACGACGAGCGTGTCGAGCTGACCTTCGTGGGTGACGATCATGCGACTGCGCAGCGCGGGATGATCGCGCAGCACGGGCTTGAGGCCTATCGATTCATCAACGGACCGGAAGTCGGCCAGGCCTACGAAGTTGGCAAGCTGCCGTATGCGGTCTTGCTCGATGCCGAGGGGACCATCCTCTCGAAGGGCCTCGTCAATAGCCGCGAACATCTGGAAAGCCTCGTGATCGCGCATGAAATGGGTATCGCGACGGTGCAGGACTACATTTCGAAGCTCAAGGTTCAGGCCGCCTGA
- a CDS encoding amine dehydrogenase large subunit: MLVRGKLAGMGYGAALAVALVSPASAESVVPEAEEATVNTLAPPTSAWFYVRGGWGSAGSSIFDAGTGKMVGMIATSRDSDMAIDPAGKAYYVAETIWSKGNRGTRQDIVSIYDSKTLKLVSEIPTPGRLVIGGLKTNFVLTDDGKTAYDYNFDPASSVNVIDLVKRKFVRSIELPGCASLIPNPGVGFSALCADGTMATVAIKGAAQDITRTEPFFDAAADPIWSNFAYDRKKKQAVLLSYTGLVRIATIGAKPTVSEPFSIQQAAGLRTADTKPLDIAWYPGGGQVMALHRPSGMLWVLMHKGEYWSHKEGAEEIWGIDLAAKKVVKRFPLEEKVSNIEITQDDAATIMVNSYKNDAWIIDSKTGDIKHTIKDAGGGHITVMEPM, translated from the coding sequence ATGCTGGTGCGCGGCAAATTGGCTGGTATGGGTTATGGTGCCGCGCTGGCGGTCGCATTGGTTTCCCCGGCAAGTGCCGAGAGCGTGGTGCCTGAAGCCGAGGAAGCCACGGTCAACACCCTCGCACCACCCACGTCGGCCTGGTTCTATGTGCGCGGAGGCTGGGGGTCCGCCGGTTCCAGCATATTCGATGCTGGGACGGGTAAAATGGTCGGCATGATCGCAACCAGCCGTGATTCGGACATGGCAATCGACCCGGCAGGCAAGGCTTATTATGTTGCCGAGACCATCTGGTCGAAAGGCAATCGCGGCACCCGACAAGACATCGTGTCGATCTACGATTCAAAGACGCTTAAGCTTGTCAGTGAGATTCCGACGCCGGGCAGGCTGGTTATCGGCGGCCTCAAGACAAATTTCGTTCTGACCGACGACGGCAAGACGGCTTACGATTACAACTTCGATCCAGCCTCGTCGGTCAACGTCATCGACCTGGTAAAACGCAAATTCGTGCGATCGATTGAGTTGCCCGGTTGTGCCAGCCTTATTCCCAACCCCGGCGTCGGGTTCTCTGCTCTCTGCGCTGACGGTACGATGGCGACGGTCGCCATCAAGGGGGCGGCGCAGGATATAACCCGCACCGAACCCTTCTTTGATGCGGCGGCAGACCCGATCTGGTCGAACTTCGCTTATGACCGCAAGAAAAAGCAGGCGGTACTGCTGAGCTATACCGGGCTTGTCCGCATCGCCACGATCGGTGCGAAGCCCACCGTCAGCGAACCATTTTCGATCCAGCAGGCCGCGGGGCTTCGCACAGCCGACACCAAGCCGCTCGATATTGCATGGTATCCCGGCGGCGGGCAGGTGATGGCCTTGCACCGACCCTCGGGCATGCTCTGGGTGCTAATGCATAAGGGCGAATATTGGTCGCACAAGGAAGGTGCCGAGGAAATCTGGGGCATCGATCTGGCGGCGAAGAAGGTCGTCAAGCGCTTCCCGCTGGAGGAAAAGGTCAGCAACATCGAGATCACGCAGGACGATGCGGCGACGATCATGGTCAACAGCTACAAGAACGACGCTTGGATCATCGATTCGAAAACCGGTGATATAAAACACACGATCAAGGACGCCGGCGGCGGCCACATCACCGTGATGGAGCCGATGTGA